The Sporocytophaga myxococcoides DSM 11118 genome window below encodes:
- a CDS encoding phosphodiester glycosidase family protein, protein MKFRIFILSAIICIVGTSFHKVNIEWKQLEHGLYYASVILTDKSIAGDSKVDILKIDPDYFQFKLICAGEKKNESKKISDLAKDNDLIAAVNAGMFKLEDDFKTCTGYMKNFQYVNNPLLNKAYKNIVAFNAKDTSVPEAQIIDMTCQDWNKLKTKYNSFSQGIRMVNCETKNTWQLQEKRWSMVLIGEDRSGNMLFIFVRSPYRVHDFIDHLLAMPIQLKRLMYLEGGPEASFYLNHPLSSIEKCGSYESGFNENDNNKEYWNIPNIIGIQRKK, encoded by the coding sequence ATGAAATTTAGAATATTTATCCTATCTGCAATAATTTGTATCGTAGGAACTTCATTTCACAAAGTCAACATCGAATGGAAGCAACTGGAACATGGTCTTTATTATGCTTCAGTTATTTTGACCGATAAATCGATAGCCGGAGATTCAAAAGTTGATATCTTAAAGATCGATCCTGATTATTTTCAGTTTAAATTAATTTGCGCGGGAGAGAAAAAAAATGAAAGCAAAAAGATAAGTGATTTGGCAAAAGATAATGATCTTATAGCAGCTGTTAACGCAGGTATGTTTAAGCTGGAAGATGATTTTAAAACCTGTACCGGTTATATGAAAAACTTTCAGTATGTGAATAACCCCTTGCTAAATAAAGCCTACAAAAATATTGTAGCTTTTAATGCTAAAGATACATCAGTTCCTGAGGCACAAATTATAGACATGACCTGTCAGGACTGGAATAAGCTTAAGACAAAATATAATAGCTTTTCTCAAGGCATTCGTATGGTTAATTGTGAAACAAAAAATACATGGCAATTGCAAGAAAAAAGATGGAGCATGGTATTGATTGGTGAGGATAGATCAGGAAATATGCTTTTTATTTTTGTAAGATCACCATATCGGGTACATGATTTTATTGACCATCTTCTTGCAATGCCAATTCAATTGAAAAGGCTAATGTATCTTGAAGGTGGGCCAGAAGCATCATTTTATTTGAATCATCCATTATCAAGTATAGAGAAATGCGGAAGCTATGAATCTGGATTTAATGAAAATGATAATAATAAGGAGTATTGGAATATCCCTAATATTATAGGAATACAAAGAAAGAAGTAA
- a CDS encoding DUF4197 domain-containing protein, with protein sequence MIKKLSLLFLIAGSIFMTSCEDLGIDPSLSQDEVVEGLKEALRVGTDTSVTMLNKTDGYFKDQAVKILLPPEILMIQNNLNALGISAVTQPLIDQLVLKINRSAEDAASEAKPIFVNAITNMTITDGLSILNGSDSSATSYLRTNTYSDLKGLFAPKIDNSLNKPLVGNVSAASTYKQIVDKYNEAANLYNQIPFGTKYNIVNPSLGDYVTGKALSGLFIKVADEEKAIRTDPVARVTDILKKVFTK encoded by the coding sequence ATGATAAAAAAATTAAGTCTACTTTTCTTAATCGCTGGAAGCATCTTCATGACTTCTTGTGAAGACCTTGGCATAGATCCTTCTCTATCTCAGGACGAGGTCGTTGAAGGCTTAAAAGAGGCCTTGAGAGTAGGAACAGATACCTCTGTGACCATGCTAAACAAAACAGATGGATACTTCAAAGATCAGGCAGTTAAAATATTACTTCCTCCTGAAATTCTAATGATACAGAACAATCTTAATGCACTGGGTATATCTGCAGTCACTCAGCCTCTAATCGACCAATTAGTTTTAAAGATTAACAGATCAGCTGAAGATGCAGCTTCAGAAGCAAAACCTATTTTTGTCAATGCAATCACCAACATGACAATTACGGATGGTTTAAGCATATTGAATGGAAGTGATTCTTCTGCCACATCATATTTGAGAACAAATACTTATTCCGATTTAAAAGGTCTCTTTGCTCCAAAAATTGATAACTCTTTAAATAAACCTCTTGTAGGGAATGTTTCGGCGGCTTCTACTTACAAGCAAATTGTAGACAAATACAATGAAGCTGCTAATTTATATAATCAAATTCCGTTTGGAACTAAGTACAATATTGTTAATCCATCTTTAGGTGACTATGTTACAGGCAAGGCCCTATCAGGCTTATTTATTAAGGTTGCAGATGAAGAAAAAGCTATAAGAACAGATCCTGTAGCACGAGTGACAGACATTCTGAAGAAAGTATTCACCAAATAG
- a CDS encoding ester cyclase, giving the protein MEKIEIVKNLFTTIEKGDYTKAKSFLAPDFKIVGAPPQPMGSDDWLAFHKQLSTGLPDFKFNLSDIIESGNVVNCTAKVGGTFTKEMPSFIKGQPAIQPTNKVLFNPKENLTLTFKGDKILTVTVEKVPGGGIPGFLKQIGVEVPSKV; this is encoded by the coding sequence ATGGAAAAGATAGAAATTGTGAAAAATTTATTTACAACGATTGAGAAAGGTGATTATACAAAAGCCAAAAGCTTTTTGGCACCTGATTTTAAAATAGTAGGTGCTCCTCCGCAGCCTATGGGAAGTGATGATTGGTTGGCTTTTCATAAACAACTTTCAACCGGACTTCCTGATTTTAAATTTAACCTTTCTGATATAATCGAAAGCGGAAATGTGGTGAATTGTACAGCTAAGGTTGGAGGTACTTTTACAAAAGAAATGCCTAGCTTTATAAAAGGGCAACCTGCTATTCAACCTACAAACAAAGTGTTATTTAACCCTAAAGAGAATTTGACACTCACTTTCAAGGGAGATAAGATTCTTACCGTAACTGTTGAAAAAGTTCCAGGAGGTGGAATACCAGGTTTTCTTAAGCAAATAGGAGTTGAAGTGCCTTCCAAAGTCTGA
- a CDS encoding carbonic anhydrase: MIKSYNKLLEGNRKWAAEQLEKDANYFEKLSKVQKPEYLWIGCSDSRVPCEVITGAIPGEIFVHRNIANMVIHTDLNLLSVLEYAVKFLKVKHIILCGHYGCGGIQSSMDNIAYGYVDNWLRNIKEIYVNNIDELEALPTKEERVNRLVEINVVEQVKNLCKTKVVQIALEQKTLKVHGWVYGMKEGLIHEMIHAESTIDAVHPIFKYEIE; encoded by the coding sequence ATGATTAAAAGTTATAATAAATTACTTGAAGGAAACAGAAAATGGGCAGCTGAACAATTAGAAAAGGATGCAAACTATTTTGAAAAGTTAAGCAAAGTTCAGAAACCTGAATACCTATGGATAGGATGTTCTGATAGCAGGGTTCCATGTGAGGTGATTACCGGAGCTATTCCAGGTGAAATATTTGTGCACAGGAACATTGCCAATATGGTTATTCACACGGATCTTAACCTACTTAGTGTTCTTGAATATGCAGTTAAATTTCTGAAAGTAAAACATATTATTTTATGCGGGCATTATGGCTGTGGAGGTATACAATCATCTATGGATAATATTGCTTACGGATATGTCGACAACTGGCTCCGGAATATCAAGGAAATTTATGTTAACAATATAGACGAGCTTGAAGCATTACCTACTAAAGAAGAAAGGGTTAATCGTTTGGTTGAAATCAATGTTGTGGAGCAGGTAAAGAACTTGTGCAAAACTAAAGTTGTGCAAATTGCATTGGAGCAAAAGACGCTTAAAGTCCACGGTTGGGTTTATGGTATGAAAGAAGGATTGATTCATGAGATGATTCATGCAGAAAGTACAATTGATGCAGTTCATCCGATCTTTAAATATGAAATTGAATAA
- a CDS encoding glycoside hydrolase family 5 protein, whose protein sequence is MKNHLLFITFFLFVHLCNAQLPLLTTENTYFLKSSNREKIILKGIGVSNNSWGFYEWPVSDSLEKAGVSPLIRPKEMKPFVFSSEDIDRISQLDANVIRYCFNHDLFHPSNLKRSSNMALMRSHISQLAQKGKYTIVCMQFCPGIDVHIETYERNKPPRARIQSVFESDSVFRLWRDIWQYVANELRDLDAVAAYELISEPKRPALSDASEQKLVQSYVEVIDSIRAKDPRHIVMVPEFNSREATPGEQYWNEVLRSYVEDQGEQGTIWGRNWLALPDNITNLAYVAHIYSPYEFTTGKTFNTFNISELQTIIDASAKWAYNKDKPLYVSEYGVNYFHTIGGSDDKRIEYLKTIHDSFDKDHISATIWQYKDLITPWVKMDETFGIWQHYYDMSTIKKITNNKVEYSDMQAQQAAINSLIDPTLNQYFIENEKFKQVSIVGNQSLFDELNRYYNTITLGVKENNQPQSPTISSDKENLYFRNLPEYLQQMSVSVYDLDGKLLLNKNLISNNGSFYTPIHSFRNSKFVIVKYGPNEEWSGKVILH, encoded by the coding sequence ATGAAAAATCATTTATTATTCATTACCTTTTTTCTGTTTGTGCATCTTTGCAATGCTCAACTTCCATTGTTAACAACTGAAAATACCTATTTTTTAAAATCCTCTAACAGAGAAAAGATTATCCTGAAAGGAATCGGCGTATCCAACAACTCCTGGGGCTTTTATGAATGGCCGGTCTCCGATTCTCTGGAAAAAGCCGGAGTAAGCCCATTAATCCGGCCAAAAGAAATGAAGCCATTTGTATTTTCTTCAGAAGACATTGATCGCATTAGCCAATTAGATGCAAATGTGATACGCTATTGTTTTAATCACGATCTTTTTCACCCGAGCAACTTAAAACGTTCATCTAATATGGCACTTATGAGAAGTCATATTTCTCAATTGGCACAAAAAGGTAAGTATACCATTGTTTGCATGCAATTTTGTCCAGGGATTGATGTCCATATAGAAACATACGAAAGAAATAAACCTCCGAGAGCGCGTATTCAATCTGTTTTTGAAAGTGATTCTGTTTTCAGACTTTGGAGAGATATCTGGCAATATGTGGCGAACGAACTTAGAGATCTTGATGCTGTTGCAGCATATGAACTCATCAGCGAACCCAAAAGACCGGCTTTGTCAGATGCCAGTGAACAAAAACTTGTCCAATCTTATGTTGAAGTCATTGACAGCATTAGAGCTAAAGATCCCCGACACATTGTGATGGTACCAGAATTTAACAGCAGGGAGGCTACCCCCGGAGAACAATACTGGAATGAAGTTTTGAGAAGTTATGTAGAGGATCAGGGAGAACAAGGCACAATTTGGGGAAGGAACTGGCTTGCATTGCCAGATAATATAACAAACCTAGCCTATGTTGCACATATATATTCCCCATACGAATTTACGACAGGAAAAACATTCAATACTTTCAATATTTCAGAACTGCAAACGATTATTGACGCATCCGCAAAATGGGCATACAATAAAGACAAGCCTCTTTATGTTTCTGAATATGGTGTAAATTATTTCCATACTATAGGTGGCTCTGATGATAAAAGAATTGAATATCTCAAAACCATACATGACAGCTTTGATAAAGATCATATATCTGCAACAATATGGCAGTATAAGGATCTCATTACTCCATGGGTAAAGATGGATGAAACCTTCGGCATATGGCAACATTATTATGACATGAGTACAATTAAAAAAATCACGAATAACAAGGTGGAATACTCAGATATGCAAGCGCAACAAGCTGCGATCAACTCACTTATAGATCCTACACTCAATCAATATTTTATTGAAAACGAAAAGTTCAAACAGGTATCCATTGTGGGTAATCAATCTTTATTTGATGAATTGAACAGATATTATAATACTATAACTCTTGGTGTCAAAGAAAACAATCAGCCTCAATCCCCTACTATCAGCTCAGATAAAGAAAACTTATATTTCAGAAATTTACCCGAGTATCTGCAGCAAATGTCAGTATCTGTATATGATCTGGATGGTAAATTGCTATTGAACAAAAATCTGATTAGCAATAATGGCTCTTTCTATACGCCGATCCATTCGTTCAGAAACAGCAAGTTTGTTATTGTTAAATATGGGCCAAATGAAGAATGGTCTGGAAAGGTAATTTTACATTAA
- a CDS encoding GAF domain-containing sensor histidine kinase: MTGEQLQLLVDTVQQLSLARDLNSIMSVVRKTARQLTGADGATFILREHDLCYYADEDAISPLWKGQRFPMSSCISGMVMMHRRPIVIEDIYSDNRIPLELYKPTFVRSLVMVPIRTVNPIGAIGNYWANQCSPSSEQVRLLQALADITSVSIENFYAFNELETFIYKLSHDIRGPIARILGLMNITNIEDPASVKEFYDRIGLQAESLDDILKALVDTISIRKEEKINTPVAFEKLVSEAIKSLENINGYEHITFEKDISVKSKFVSNKPLLTTLFHNLLDNAIKYRSEGVKKPFIKILISEVQDKVKIVISDNGIGIPEEVQLNVFKMFFRGTEKSNGSGLGLYLVSHIIKHLNGEILLDSKEYIGTTITIYLRNELYVNQEDLSRSVSQAGS; this comes from the coding sequence ATGACTGGGGAACAATTACAATTATTGGTAGATACAGTACAACAATTATCATTAGCACGAGATCTTAATTCAATCATGTCTGTTGTGCGAAAAACAGCAAGACAGCTAACAGGAGCAGACGGAGCTACTTTCATTTTAAGAGAGCATGACTTATGCTATTATGCAGATGAAGATGCTATAAGTCCATTGTGGAAAGGCCAGCGATTTCCTATGTCATCCTGTATAAGTGGAATGGTAATGATGCATCGTAGACCAATAGTGATTGAAGATATTTATTCGGACAATCGCATTCCCCTTGAACTTTATAAACCAACTTTTGTCCGGAGTCTTGTAATGGTTCCCATCAGAACGGTTAATCCAATAGGAGCCATAGGTAATTATTGGGCCAATCAATGTTCACCTTCTTCGGAACAGGTTCGTCTGTTACAAGCTCTTGCCGATATTACTTCAGTATCAATTGAAAATTTTTATGCATTTAATGAGCTCGAGACATTTATCTATAAGTTGTCTCATGATATTAGAGGGCCAATAGCAAGGATTCTTGGATTGATGAACATTACGAATATAGAAGATCCTGCTTCAGTTAAAGAATTTTATGACCGTATAGGTCTTCAGGCTGAAAGCCTGGATGACATATTAAAGGCACTGGTAGACACAATAAGCATCCGCAAAGAAGAAAAGATCAATACACCTGTAGCATTTGAAAAGTTAGTTAGCGAGGCAATTAAATCACTTGAAAATATTAATGGATATGAGCATATAACATTTGAAAAAGATATTTCTGTTAAAAGTAAATTTGTAAGCAATAAACCTTTACTGACCACTCTCTTTCATAATCTTTTAGATAATGCTATCAAATATAGGAGTGAAGGTGTTAAGAAGCCATTTATTAAAATATTGATTTCAGAGGTTCAAGATAAGGTTAAGATTGTGATTTCGGATAACGGTATCGGTATCCCAGAGGAAGTTCAGCTAAATGTATTCAAGATGTTTTTCAGGGGAACTGAAAAATCTAATGGAAGCGGACTTGGGTTATATCTAGTGAGTCATATCATCAAGCACCTTAATGGTGAGATATTACTTGATAGTAAAGAATATATAGGAACAACTATTACCATTTACCTTCGAAATGAATTGTATGTAAATCAGGAAGATTTATCCAGGTCTGTTTCACAAGCAGGAAGCTAG
- a CDS encoding FAD-binding oxidoreductase: MNIDKSLILDFQSGLRGKLILPGDVDYENARKVYNGMISKKPAMIVMCADVADVIHCVNFARENNILLAVRSGGHNAGGLGICDNGLVIDLSLLKYTKIDPAAKTVIVGAGCTWGDVDHATQIFGLACPSGIISTTGVGGLTLGGGIGHLTRHYGLTIDNLLSIDLVKADGTFITADEKQNQDLFWAIRGGGGNFGVVTAFKFKLNPVNVVFGGPVLWDLSDADEVLKWYRKFILQAPDELNGFFNFITVPPVAPFPESLHMKKMCGIVWNYTGPLAKAEEIFKPIRNFRKPALDLTGPMPYAALQTMFDDLYPTGYQWYWRADFIKEIPDEAVEIHKKFAAKLPTLHSTMHLYPINGAASRVSKKDTAWTFRDANWSMVIVGVDPDPSNKEKITKWTKEYWDALHPYSAGAAYVNFMMDEGDDRVKATYGDNYKKLVEVKNKYDPENLFRVNQNIIPSVQKVKA; encoded by the coding sequence ATGAATATAGATAAATCTTTGATATTAGATTTTCAGTCTGGATTAAGAGGTAAACTAATTTTACCAGGTGATGTTGATTATGAGAATGCTCGTAAAGTTTATAACGGAATGATCAGCAAAAAACCTGCAATGATTGTAATGTGTGCAGACGTAGCTGACGTTATTCACTGTGTAAATTTTGCAAGGGAAAACAATATACTTCTAGCAGTCAGAAGTGGTGGACATAATGCGGGAGGATTAGGGATATGCGATAATGGGTTAGTGATTGATCTGTCTCTTCTAAAATATACTAAGATTGATCCTGCAGCTAAAACGGTAATTGTCGGAGCAGGCTGCACATGGGGAGATGTCGACCATGCTACTCAAATTTTCGGACTTGCCTGCCCTTCAGGGATTATTTCTACAACAGGTGTAGGAGGACTCACACTTGGAGGTGGCATCGGACATCTAACCCGTCACTATGGACTTACTATTGATAATTTATTATCAATAGATCTTGTAAAGGCAGATGGAACTTTTATAACTGCTGATGAAAAGCAAAACCAGGATTTGTTCTGGGCAATAAGAGGTGGTGGTGGCAATTTTGGAGTAGTTACAGCATTCAAATTTAAATTAAATCCTGTCAATGTTGTTTTCGGAGGGCCAGTATTGTGGGACCTGAGTGATGCAGATGAAGTATTGAAATGGTACCGAAAATTTATTTTGCAGGCGCCTGATGAATTAAATGGATTTTTTAATTTCATTACTGTTCCTCCTGTAGCACCCTTTCCAGAAAGCCTTCATATGAAAAAAATGTGTGGGATAGTCTGGAATTATACGGGTCCATTGGCGAAAGCAGAAGAAATATTCAAGCCTATAAGGAATTTCAGAAAACCAGCTCTTGACCTAACCGGTCCTATGCCTTATGCAGCTTTACAAACCATGTTTGATGATCTATATCCAACGGGTTATCAATGGTACTGGAGGGCAGATTTCATAAAAGAGATACCTGATGAAGCTGTTGAAATTCATAAAAAATTTGCGGCAAAGCTTCCAACTTTGCATTCCACAATGCATTTATACCCGATAAATGGTGCAGCATCACGTGTAAGTAAAAAAGATACCGCTTGGACGTTCAGAGATGCAAACTGGTCTATGGTAATTGTTGGCGTGGACCCTGATCCTTCCAATAAGGAAAAAATCACCAAGTGGACCAAAGAATATTGGGATGCATTGCATCCATATTCTGCAGGTGCCGCTTATGTTAATTTTATGATGGATGAAGGAGATGACCGTGTTAAAGCTACCTATGGCGATAATTATAAAAAACTTGTGGAAGTAAAAAATAAGTATGATCCTGAAAATTTATTCAGGGTAAATCAAAATATAATACCTTCTGTACAGAAAGTAAAGGCCTAA
- a CDS encoding T9SS type A sorting domain-containing protein produces MELSFFNLYPNPFNDELKIQVSPGRLTQVVIYDVNGTAVYSTTSNGDDITVKDLDKPGLYMVKIVDGSEVAGLKVVKR; encoded by the coding sequence ATGGAGCTGAGTTTTTTTAACTTATATCCAAATCCATTTAACGATGAATTAAAAATTCAGGTATCTCCCGGACGTTTGACGCAAGTTGTAATTTATGATGTCAATGGTACTGCTGTATACTCAACTACAAGCAATGGTGATGATATTACTGTTAAAGACCTGGATAAACCAGGATTATATATGGTTAAGATTGTTGATGGATCTGAAGTTGCGGGATTGAAAGTTGTTAAGAGGTAA
- a CDS encoding alginate export family protein, translating to MSTFKTALRLNVFACQGIIFLLLLLSAFISEAQDSTQVQKDTTAKKSYYVEAGSYGTKRDPTPPEYTRQFNKTGIKGVEKISWLDVGLDNRTRFEYRQDDIRRPFLATDYPILFRTRAYVGIKDVLDPFRFAFEMSDAFRVHSKFPRDNRDFNRVEPISIYAELHFKKALGKDPYGNNRPAFIRFGRQNFEFLDRRLIGSNQWRNTTNTFTGFRAALGQDKNDWQIDLLALKPLVRLMTELDTADHQTQFGAAIFHWRKWSKIITIEPYLLYLRQKPNSQDTIRDRRIYNIGTRVYGWVTKEINYDVSYNQQLGTDNHKKQRAYAITAEIGYKFQYGWKPRFSLFYGYASGDRYPNDDVNNRFERFYGFARPWSADDYVVMENIIAPKARVEFEPGKKLKFDFSYSFYWLASRTDRFNNLFNVPTNPDAPNRDKTGQSGVYLGHGPDGRVRFEVLKFIKTAIGYSHYYNGTFVKNRQVVAYNNSTLGSNFFYIETMVNFFDIFKKW from the coding sequence ATGTCAACTTTTAAGACTGCTTTAAGGCTGAATGTATTTGCATGCCAAGGAATTATTTTTTTATTGTTATTGCTATCTGCTTTCATTTCAGAGGCTCAAGACTCAACTCAAGTACAAAAGGATACTACAGCTAAGAAATCTTACTATGTAGAAGCGGGTTCATACGGAACTAAAAGGGACCCAACTCCTCCGGAATATACCCGGCAGTTTAATAAAACAGGAATCAAAGGAGTTGAAAAAATAAGTTGGCTTGATGTAGGTCTGGATAACAGAACTCGTTTTGAATATAGACAAGATGATATAAGAAGACCATTTCTTGCAACCGATTATCCTATTCTTTTCAGGACTCGCGCATATGTTGGCATAAAGGATGTATTGGATCCATTCAGGTTTGCTTTTGAGATGAGCGATGCATTCAGAGTGCACAGTAAATTCCCCCGGGATAACAGGGATTTTAACAGAGTTGAGCCTATTTCAATATATGCTGAATTACATTTTAAAAAAGCCTTAGGAAAAGATCCATACGGAAACAACAGACCCGCATTTATACGATTCGGAAGACAGAATTTTGAATTTTTGGATAGGAGATTGATTGGCTCAAACCAATGGCGCAATACCACCAATACATTTACTGGTTTTAGAGCTGCATTAGGACAAGATAAAAACGACTGGCAGATAGATTTGCTTGCATTAAAGCCATTAGTAAGGCTTATGACCGAACTAGATACTGCGGATCATCAAACTCAATTTGGAGCTGCAATATTTCACTGGAGAAAATGGTCGAAAATTATCACAATCGAACCATATTTACTGTATTTAAGACAAAAACCTAACTCTCAGGATACGATTCGCGATCGCCGCATTTATAACATTGGAACAAGGGTTTATGGATGGGTGACAAAGGAAATAAATTACGATGTATCTTACAACCAACAATTAGGTACAGATAACCATAAAAAGCAAAGAGCATACGCAATTACTGCTGAAATCGGATATAAATTTCAATATGGATGGAAACCCCGATTCAGTTTATTTTATGGCTATGCAAGCGGGGACAGATATCCGAATGACGATGTAAATAACAGGTTTGAACGCTTCTATGGATTTGCAAGACCTTGGTCTGCCGATGACTATGTTGTTATGGAAAATATAATCGCGCCAAAGGCAAGAGTTGAGTTTGAACCGGGAAAAAAATTAAAGTTTGATTTTTCTTACAGCTTCTATTGGCTTGCCAGCAGGACAGACAGATTCAATAACTTATTCAACGTTCCAACTAACCCAGATGCTCCTAACCGTGATAAAACAGGGCAGAGCGGAGTATACCTGGGGCACGGTCCGGATGGGCGTGTAAGGTTTGAGGTTCTAAAATTTATCAAAACTGCAATAGGATACTCTCATTATTATAACGGAACCTTCGTTAAAAACCGGCAAGTGGTTGCCTACAATAATTCAACATTGGGATCAAATTTCTTTTACATAGAAACCATGGTAAACTTCTTTGACATCTTCAAGAAGTGGTGA
- the lepB gene encoding signal peptidase I gives MKKNKWLGLVLNILVPGLGNCYGRKLRKGLLLYILGLIVAITGRSIAYNFFLFLFSMTLVVCYYFYLILSGYTDVRKDRVYEKTKYDKWYVYVIIFILHIVFIDSIIIGKRDMLPINLMVIPTPQMEPALQVGDRVAVRNTKSINRKDVAVFLFPDDLKTYYIQRCIGLPGENLQIKNSNVFINGGRLEDVSIKLRYYIVTDGSEINAALLDKYDIDKDDYYHVSQNKYIFLLDDKQADGFKQSTFIKEFSLALTPQGEAENRIYPQSENFNWNVDFFGPIYIPKRGDKIWITKETIDLYLKCIEYENGTVERLDDGLIVNGALINSYEFKENYFFMMGDNRHNSLDSRYWGLLPEELLKGKAMYLYWGKTFNRIGKEVN, from the coding sequence ATGAAAAAAAATAAGTGGTTAGGTTTGGTATTGAATATTCTAGTACCCGGGTTAGGAAATTGTTATGGCAGAAAGTTAAGGAAGGGATTATTGCTTTATATTTTAGGCCTTATTGTAGCTATCACTGGACGCTCAATAGCTTATAATTTTTTTCTATTTCTTTTTTCAATGACTTTAGTAGTTTGCTACTATTTTTATCTAATTCTATCGGGCTACACTGATGTTAGAAAGGACAGAGTGTATGAGAAGACAAAATATGATAAATGGTATGTCTATGTTATTATATTTATTTTACATATAGTCTTTATTGATTCCATTATAATAGGGAAAAGGGATATGTTGCCTATAAATCTAATGGTTATACCGACTCCTCAGATGGAACCAGCATTACAGGTTGGTGATAGAGTTGCTGTCAGGAATACAAAATCAATCAACCGGAAAGATGTGGCAGTGTTTTTATTTCCGGATGATTTAAAAACTTATTATATTCAGAGATGTATAGGTTTGCCTGGTGAAAATCTGCAAATAAAAAACAGTAATGTTTTTATTAATGGAGGCAGATTGGAAGATGTTTCAATTAAGTTGAGGTACTATATTGTCACCGATGGCTCAGAAATCAATGCAGCCCTTCTGGACAAATACGATATTGATAAAGACGATTATTACCATGTATCTCAGAATAAGTATATCTTTCTTTTGGATGATAAGCAGGCTGATGGTTTTAAACAATCTACATTTATCAAGGAATTTTCTCTAGCACTCACTCCGCAAGGAGAAGCCGAGAATAGAATATATCCACAATCCGAAAACTTTAATTGGAATGTGGATTTTTTTGGTCCAATATATATACCGAAAAGAGGTGATAAGATTTGGATAACAAAGGAAACTATTGATCTATACTTAAAATGTATTGAGTATGAAAATGGAACTGTAGAAAGGTTAGATGATGGACTTATAGTAAATGGAGCCCTGATAAATTCATATGAATTTAAAGAAAATTACTTTTTCATGATGGGGGATAACAGGCATAACTCCCTTGACTCAAGATATTGGGGGCTACTTCCAGAAGAACTATTGAAAGGAAAAGCTATGTATCTATACTGGGGAAAGACCTTTAATCGGATAGGCAAAGAGGTAAATTAA